From the Maioricimonas rarisocia genome, one window contains:
- a CDS encoding carboxypeptidase-like regulatory domain-containing protein has translation MKKASLFGKLAAGLACLGTVLPSAPALAAGPQPVVRTAQQTAVVDVALSADGSLQGQFVDLQGQPIDGAVVTVHQDGREVATTTTDAKGVYSVENLRGGVYEVAAGNSRQAFRVWSTNAAPPASRSMATIVARGDVVRGQDYYNFGYLEAGLLGTAIAGLTVGIVNLSETNDLEDQIKKLQSP, from the coding sequence ATGAAAAAAGCTTCTCTCTTCGGAAAACTGGCGGCCGGACTGGCGTGCCTTGGCACGGTCCTTCCGAGCGCCCCGGCCCTGGCGGCCGGCCCTCAGCCCGTGGTCCGCACGGCACAGCAGACCGCTGTCGTCGACGTGGCCCTCTCGGCGGACGGCTCGCTGCAGGGCCAGTTCGTCGACCTTCAGGGTCAGCCGATTGATGGAGCCGTCGTGACGGTCCATCAGGACGGCCGCGAAGTCGCGACGACCACGACCGACGCCAAGGGCGTCTACAGCGTCGAAAACCTGCGCGGCGGCGTGTACGAAGTCGCGGCTGGCAACAGCCGTCAGGCGTTCCGCGTCTGGTCGACCAACGCTGCTCCGCCTGCGTCCCGCTCGATGGCGACGATCGTTGCCCGCGGCGACGTGGTTCGTGGTCAGGACTACTACAACTTCGGCTACCTCGAAGCCGGTCTGCTCGGCACGGCGATCGCCGGCCTGACGGTTGGAATCGTCAACCTGAGCGAGACGAACGATCTGGAAGACCAGATCAAGAAGCTCCAGAGCCCGTAA
- a CDS encoding GntP family permease, with the protein MESTVPTIAILLAGVVVVVGGILFLRLHAFLALTLAAFLVAALTPQTALQRYFFEQESLSVVDIADDGAVLLGGRKAAGLQSGDRLQVIGQSEGGNWEPVGMLRVDGPASEASALPLRAFPAEGNVSPADLQAGRLLAVTPASTLSVTSKLKQTIGGRVAEGFGNTCMKIGILIAMAGIIGKCLLDSGAADRIVRTALRWFGEPGAPVAFMSSGFLLGVPVFFDTVFYLMIPLGKAMRMRTGRNYLLYVLTIVCGATMAHSLVPPTPGPLLVAEELNVNLGTMILAGSIVGLFCAAFGLLYASMANRIWDLPLRDSPDMSLAELEELAQVDESQLPSFGIAILPILLPVVLISGYTIIQQQPFGLVLSPDANRVAATLGDKNIALVLSALVAIVMLVWQKRTTRQELSHAVGAALSSAGVIILITAAGGAFGAVLRQTGVASLISQLPRTSPIVICSLAFLITTAIRTAQGSATVAMITAVGILSGLARDGNLGFHPVYLALAIGCGSKPIAWMNDSGFWVITRMSGMTEAEGLKFITPMTTCMGLVGLAVVLAGVTLFPMAG; encoded by the coding sequence ATGGAGTCCACCGTTCCGACGATCGCCATCCTTCTGGCTGGCGTCGTTGTGGTCGTGGGGGGGATCCTGTTTCTGCGCCTGCACGCCTTTCTGGCGCTGACACTGGCCGCCTTTCTCGTGGCGGCACTCACGCCGCAGACAGCTCTGCAGCGATACTTCTTCGAGCAGGAATCGCTTTCGGTGGTCGACATCGCCGACGATGGAGCCGTCCTGCTCGGCGGAAGGAAGGCCGCGGGACTGCAATCGGGAGACCGCCTGCAGGTGATCGGCCAGTCGGAAGGGGGCAACTGGGAACCGGTCGGCATGCTCCGTGTCGACGGACCGGCGTCCGAAGCAAGCGCTCTTCCGTTGCGTGCCTTCCCGGCAGAGGGCAACGTCTCGCCAGCCGACCTTCAGGCCGGGCGACTGCTGGCGGTCACACCGGCATCGACCCTGTCTGTGACGTCGAAGCTGAAGCAGACGATCGGCGGGCGTGTGGCGGAAGGCTTCGGCAACACCTGCATGAAGATCGGCATTCTGATCGCCATGGCGGGGATCATCGGCAAATGCCTGCTCGACAGTGGTGCGGCCGATCGGATCGTGCGGACCGCGCTGCGGTGGTTCGGCGAACCGGGGGCGCCCGTCGCCTTCATGAGCAGTGGTTTTCTGCTCGGCGTGCCGGTCTTCTTCGATACGGTCTTCTACCTGATGATCCCGCTCGGCAAGGCGATGCGGATGCGGACCGGCCGCAACTATCTGCTGTATGTGCTCACGATCGTCTGCGGTGCGACGATGGCCCATTCGCTCGTCCCACCCACGCCAGGGCCGCTGCTCGTCGCCGAGGAACTGAACGTGAACCTCGGCACCATGATCCTGGCCGGCAGCATCGTGGGATTGTTCTGTGCGGCATTCGGTTTGCTGTATGCGTCGATGGCAAACCGCATCTGGGATCTGCCGCTGCGCGATTCTCCCGACATGTCGCTGGCCGAACTCGAAGAGCTCGCGCAGGTCGATGAGAGTCAGCTTCCTTCGTTCGGCATCGCCATCCTGCCGATCCTGCTTCCGGTCGTGCTGATCTCCGGCTACACGATTATCCAGCAGCAGCCGTTCGGGCTGGTTCTTTCGCCGGACGCCAACCGGGTTGCCGCGACGCTGGGAGACAAGAACATCGCGCTGGTCCTCTCGGCACTCGTCGCGATTGTCATGCTGGTCTGGCAGAAGCGGACAACCCGGCAGGAACTCTCGCATGCCGTCGGAGCGGCCCTCAGCAGTGCCGGCGTCATCATTCTCATCACGGCAGCCGGCGGTGCATTCGGTGCGGTGCTGCGGCAGACGGGTGTTGCCAGCCTCATCAGTCAGCTTCCCCGCACCTCGCCGATCGTCATCTGCAGCCTGGCGTTTCTGATTACCACGGCGATCCGGACCGCACAGGGTTCGGCGACGGTGGCGATGATCACGGCGGTGGGAATCCTTTCCGGCCTGGCCCGCGACGGGAACCTCGGTTTTCATCCGGTCTATCTGGCGCTGGCAATCGGTTGCGGC
- the hflX gene encoding GTPase HflX, which translates to MGEPNRDDRKVSARRAVLVAVLDPSRKEHRERALDEMRGLAETAGAEIVGDMLQVRDKPDAGTYIGRGKLVELKQMIGSRDADLIVFDNHLSPSQGKHIEEETGTQVVDRSEVILDIFATHARTYEAKLQVELAQLLYMRPRLTRMWTHLERIEGGIGSGKGPGEKQLETDRRLVDRRIADLQRRLRDVEGRRERQVAGRRKHMSVSLVGYTNAGKSTLMQALTGENMYIADKLFATLDTRTRKWSLPNWGDVLLSDTVGFIRNLPHHLVASFRSTLEEARHADLLLHVVDASHPQAVQQIDTVNEVLADLGADATEPILVLNKVDAIEDRSHVDVLRARYPQSVTTSAATGHGLDRLAAAVADRLGDGYVDARVDASAGNGRLLAFLSEHTEVLETTYHDSRVTLHCRIPRRFAYMLPTDDETELTLLDGAMPSGS; encoded by the coding sequence TTGGGTGAACCGAACCGAGACGACCGGAAAGTCAGTGCACGTCGCGCCGTACTCGTCGCCGTGCTCGATCCCTCTCGAAAAGAACATCGCGAGCGGGCCCTGGATGAAATGCGGGGACTCGCGGAAACGGCCGGCGCCGAAATTGTCGGAGACATGCTGCAGGTGCGGGACAAGCCCGATGCCGGTACCTACATCGGTCGCGGCAAGCTGGTCGAACTGAAGCAGATGATCGGCAGCCGCGATGCCGACCTGATCGTGTTCGACAACCACCTCAGCCCCTCGCAGGGCAAGCACATCGAAGAGGAAACCGGAACGCAGGTCGTGGACCGCAGTGAGGTGATCCTCGACATCTTTGCCACGCACGCCCGTACTTATGAAGCGAAGTTGCAGGTCGAACTGGCGCAGCTGCTGTACATGCGGCCCCGGCTGACCCGCATGTGGACCCACCTGGAGCGTATCGAGGGTGGCATCGGCAGCGGCAAGGGCCCTGGTGAAAAGCAGCTCGAAACCGACCGCCGGCTCGTCGACCGACGCATTGCCGATCTGCAGCGCCGACTGCGCGACGTCGAAGGCCGTCGCGAACGTCAGGTCGCCGGACGCCGCAAGCACATGTCGGTGTCTCTTGTCGGTTACACAAACGCCGGCAAGAGCACGCTCATGCAGGCACTGACCGGCGAGAACATGTACATCGCCGACAAGCTGTTCGCCACTCTCGACACACGTACCCGCAAGTGGTCACTCCCCAACTGGGGTGATGTGCTGCTGAGCGATACAGTCGGGTTCATTCGCAACCTGCCTCACCATCTGGTTGCATCATTCCGCTCGACGCTGGAAGAAGCACGCCATGCAGATCTGCTGTTGCATGTCGTGGACGCCAGTCATCCGCAGGCCGTGCAGCAGATCGACACTGTCAACGAGGTCCTTGCGGACCTTGGTGCGGATGCGACGGAACCGATCCTGGTGTTGAACAAGGTCGACGCCATTGAAGACCGTTCGCATGTCGACGTGTTGCGGGCCCGCTATCCACAATCGGTGACGACGTCGGCCGCGACCGGCCACGGCCTGGACCGTCTCGCTGCTGCAGTCGCCGATCGTCTGGGAGATGGTTATGTGGACGCCCGCGTCGACGCCAGCGCGGGGAACGGGCGTCTGCTGGCGTTCCTTTCGGAGCACACCGAGGTGCTTGAAACGACGTACCACGACAGCCGCGTCACTCTGCATTGCCGAATCCCTCGTCGCTTCGCCTACATGCTTCCCACCGACGACGAGACCGAACTGACGCTGCTCGACGGGGCCATGCCGTCCGGCTCCTGA
- a CDS encoding sulfatase family protein produces MSPKLALRMLAAAIACVTICSRPAAAQPEQPPNIIYFLSDDQRADFLGCAGHPILKTPVIDGLAAQGVRFSNAFVTTSICAASRATILTGLWERSHKYTFGMPPIEPGIVDHSYPVVMREAGYRTGFIGKFGVSVPKGSTDRMFDSFVPLNRNPYFKNQADGSTRHLTDIVGDKCIEFLDGCSAEKPFCLSVSFNAAHAEDSDKENHFPWPPAEDGLYEDVTIPPPLVETDHWKTLPAFFHNSMHRTRWFWRWDTPEKYQHNVKAYYRMITGLDRNMGRVLRALQEKGLDENTVVIFSGDNGYYKGSRGFAGKWSHFDESLRVPTVVYDPRLPDEQRGRVDEHFVLNVDIPATMVAMATGRVPSSYQGRDLTPLLHGEDPADWRTDFFCEHLMDRFDIPKWEGVRGERYMYARYIEHLPEGEFLHDLKHDPLEKANVKDDPEYAHILQEMRQRCDELRENYGGEYSMEKFPTVRYLRQQKQNEKK; encoded by the coding sequence ATGTCTCCGAAACTCGCGCTCCGGATGCTCGCCGCAGCGATCGCCTGCGTGACCATCTGTTCACGTCCGGCCGCCGCTCAGCCCGAGCAGCCCCCCAATATCATTTACTTTCTGTCGGACGACCAGCGGGCCGATTTCCTCGGCTGTGCAGGGCATCCGATCCTGAAAACTCCGGTCATTGACGGCCTGGCCGCCCAGGGGGTCCGGTTCTCCAACGCGTTCGTCACGACCTCGATCTGTGCCGCCAGCCGCGCCACGATTCTCACCGGCCTGTGGGAACGCTCACACAAGTACACGTTCGGCATGCCGCCGATCGAGCCCGGCATCGTTGACCACAGCTATCCGGTGGTCATGCGGGAGGCCGGCTACCGCACCGGTTTTATCGGCAAGTTCGGCGTCTCGGTTCCCAAGGGTTCCACCGACCGGATGTTCGACTCGTTCGTCCCGCTCAATCGCAACCCGTACTTCAAGAATCAGGCAGACGGGAGCACGCGGCACCTGACGGACATCGTCGGCGACAAGTGCATCGAGTTCCTGGACGGCTGCAGCGCGGAGAAGCCTTTCTGCCTGTCAGTCAGCTTCAACGCCGCCCATGCCGAAGACAGCGACAAGGAGAATCACTTTCCGTGGCCTCCTGCCGAAGACGGACTGTACGAGGACGTGACGATTCCGCCGCCGCTCGTCGAGACCGATCACTGGAAGACACTTCCCGCGTTCTTCCACAACTCGATGCATCGAACCCGCTGGTTCTGGCGGTGGGACACCCCCGAGAAGTACCAGCACAATGTCAAGGCGTATTACCGGATGATCACCGGCCTGGACCGCAATATGGGCCGCGTGCTGCGGGCCCTGCAGGAAAAGGGCCTGGACGAGAACACGGTGGTGATCTTCTCCGGCGACAACGGCTACTACAAAGGCTCACGGGGCTTCGCCGGCAAGTGGAGCCACTTCGACGAGTCTCTGCGGGTGCCAACCGTCGTCTACGATCCCCGACTGCCGGATGAGCAGCGCGGCCGGGTGGACGAACACTTCGTGCTGAACGTCGACATCCCGGCAACGATGGTCGCGATGGCGACCGGGCGGGTTCCCTCCAGCTACCAGGGAAGAGACCTGACGCCGCTGCTGCACGGCGAGGATCCAGCCGACTGGCGAACCGACTTCTTCTGCGAACACCTGATGGACCGGTTCGACATTCCCAAATGGGAAGGAGTCCGTGGCGAGCGGTACATGTACGCCCGCTACATCGAGCATCTGCCGGAAGGGGAGTTCCTGCACGACCTCAAGCATGATCCGCTCGAGAAGGCAAATGTGAAAGACGATCCGGAGTACGCCCATATCCTGCAGGAGATGCGTCAGCGGTGCGACGAGTTGCGGGAGAACTACGGCGGGGAGTACTCGATGGAGAAGTTCCCGACGGTCCGATACCTGCGGCAGCAGAAGCAGAATGAGAAGAAGTGA
- a CDS encoding sensor histidine kinase produces the protein MTRDILYVDDEETNLIVFESAFEDDFNIRTATNAAEALEILDEHPIPVVVADQRMPEMTGVEMFAILRQKYPHTQRVILTGYADSEAIIDAINEGQVYQYVRKPWQRIELLAVLRRALQAHDLSLQNSVLTDRLLVSERSAMLGQATARIAHEMSNQLNVLPLLEVIEDDYAADEQLAQLAEIARSTYERLNELVAEVKDFMRFDTRAFDRQPLNLAECVQELVSFLRFHRSVPHERLSVKMAGAPVVNGNKLKLHQVMLNLVQNAADAIDETDDGMIELTLGQLPDQAVISVADNGCGMPADLLERIWEPFFTTKGTNGNGMGLDITRQLVESHDGTIECSSTPGEGARFTIYLPLSDEQEITGDCTETSQATHSFR, from the coding sequence ATGACCCGGGATATCCTATACGTTGATGACGAGGAAACGAACCTCATTGTCTTCGAGTCTGCGTTCGAAGACGACTTCAACATCCGTACCGCAACCAATGCCGCCGAGGCGCTCGAGATTCTCGACGAGCACCCGATCCCGGTTGTGGTCGCTGACCAGCGCATGCCGGAGATGACCGGTGTCGAGATGTTCGCGATACTGCGGCAGAAGTACCCGCATACCCAGCGGGTCATCCTGACCGGATACGCCGATTCCGAAGCGATCATCGATGCGATCAACGAAGGTCAGGTGTATCAGTACGTTCGCAAGCCCTGGCAGCGCATCGAGCTGCTGGCGGTCCTCCGACGGGCCCTGCAGGCCCATGATCTGTCGCTGCAGAACTCGGTACTGACCGACCGTTTGCTCGTCTCGGAACGGAGCGCCATGCTGGGCCAGGCCACCGCCCGCATCGCCCACGAAATGTCGAATCAGCTCAACGTCCTGCCGCTGCTGGAAGTGATCGAGGACGACTACGCCGCCGACGAACAGCTCGCTCAGCTCGCCGAAATCGCCCGCAGCACCTACGAGCGGCTGAACGAACTTGTCGCAGAAGTGAAGGACTTCATGCGGTTCGACACGCGGGCATTCGATCGGCAACCGCTGAACCTTGCCGAGTGCGTGCAGGAACTTGTTTCCTTCCTGCGGTTTCACCGTTCGGTGCCGCATGAGCGCCTGAGTGTGAAAATGGCCGGGGCACCGGTTGTAAACGGCAACAAGCTGAAGCTGCACCAGGTGATGCTCAACCTCGTGCAGAATGCCGCCGACGCGATCGACGAGACCGACGACGGGATGATCGAACTGACACTCGGCCAGCTTCCGGACCAGGCGGTCATCTCGGTCGCCGATAACGGCTGTGGTATGCCTGCGGATCTGCTCGAGCGAATCTGGGAGCCGTTCTTCACCACGAAGGGAACCAACGGCAACGGGATGGGACTCGACATCACCCGTCAGCTTGTCGAAAGCCACGACGGGACCATCGAGTGCAGCTCGACGCCCGGCGAAGGGGCCCGCTTTACCATCTACCTGCCGCTCTCTGATGAGCAGGAGATCACGGGCGACTGCACCGAAACATCGCAGGCGACCCACTCGTTTCGCTGA
- a CDS encoding FAD-dependent oxidoreductase: protein MSAVIAALFGMFAATASAQELLVEAESFENHGGWKLDTQSVEIMGSPYLLAHGLGRPVADATTKIELPEPGTYHVFVRTKDWVARWNAPGTPGRFQLLIDGKPLEETFGTKGLEWSWHDGGTVELDRKTVNLTLHDLTGFDGRCDAILFTKEGSPPPNDSAVLPQWRRDLLGLDEAPTLKDGYDLVVIGGGYSGMGAAISAARAGCRVALIQNRPVLGGNGSSEVRVWAMGNIRRGKYPRIGEIIDEFADNATKSPGRKDEFGDDKKLAIVLAENNIDLFLNHHAYKVDTEDNRVTAIYAFDTRTSEHKKFVGRLFSDCTGHGTIGYLAKADWEMEDKGRMGMSNMWAWAEADEPVDFPETPWALDLTMEDFPYPRDHHGQWFWESGFDKDPIQGAEAIRDWNLRAVFGAFNAMKNRDGAEDHRNAYLTWVAFIGGPRESRRLMGDVILTQEDIVAKRDFPDGCVPSTWSIDLHYPKKQYADKFPENPFISVAVHDRRVDRSYGYPVPYRCFYSRNIDNLFMAGRCISVTHEALGTVRVMKTCGMMGEVVGKAASICVSRDCEPRDVYERYWSELDELLKLPGKAYRASTSEQFTIPDDALESAGPYGPPSGVDPAKLAGIVVDDRQANKTGKWTEGQGLKGYIAYGYLYAGGNSNSTVTFELESPATGSYELRVAYQNHENRGSKVPVTVQVGSEKQTHRINMQQEPPVENGWISLGTYDLRKSDRVSVTVSTEDAGGNAHADAVQLLPVK from the coding sequence ATGAGCGCGGTGATTGCTGCGCTGTTCGGAATGTTCGCGGCGACTGCCTCCGCCCAGGAACTGCTCGTCGAAGCAGAGAGCTTCGAGAATCATGGCGGCTGGAAGCTGGACACGCAGTCCGTCGAGATCATGGGGTCCCCTTACCTGCTGGCTCATGGCCTGGGGCGCCCCGTCGCCGATGCCACCACGAAGATCGAACTCCCCGAGCCGGGAACGTATCACGTCTTTGTCCGCACCAAGGACTGGGTTGCCCGCTGGAATGCCCCGGGTACACCAGGGCGGTTTCAGCTTCTGATCGACGGCAAGCCGCTCGAAGAGACCTTCGGCACGAAGGGGCTGGAGTGGAGCTGGCATGATGGCGGCACAGTCGAACTGGACAGGAAGACCGTCAACCTCACCCTGCACGACCTGACCGGCTTCGACGGCCGGTGTGACGCGATCCTGTTCACCAAAGAAGGTTCTCCGCCCCCGAATGATTCGGCCGTGCTGCCGCAGTGGCGCCGCGACCTCCTGGGTCTCGACGAAGCCCCGACTCTCAAGGATGGCTACGACCTCGTGGTTATTGGGGGTGGATACTCGGGCATGGGAGCGGCCATCTCGGCCGCCCGCGCAGGTTGCCGTGTGGCACTGATCCAGAACCGCCCCGTCCTCGGCGGCAACGGCTCCAGTGAGGTCCGCGTTTGGGCAATGGGGAACATCCGCCGCGGCAAGTATCCCCGCATCGGTGAAATCATCGACGAATTCGCCGACAACGCCACCAAGTCGCCCGGCCGCAAGGATGAGTTCGGCGATGACAAGAAGCTGGCGATCGTCCTGGCCGAGAACAACATCGACCTGTTCCTCAACCATCATGCCTACAAGGTCGACACCGAAGACAATCGGGTGACCGCCATTTACGCCTTCGATACCCGCACCAGCGAACACAAGAAGTTCGTCGGCCGGTTGTTCAGCGACTGCACCGGGCACGGCACGATCGGCTATCTCGCCAAAGCCGATTGGGAGATGGAAGACAAAGGCCGCATGGGCATGAGCAACATGTGGGCCTGGGCCGAAGCCGATGAACCGGTCGACTTCCCCGAGACCCCGTGGGCGCTCGACCTGACGATGGAGGACTTCCCGTACCCGCGGGACCATCATGGACAGTGGTTCTGGGAGAGCGGCTTCGATAAGGACCCCATTCAGGGTGCCGAGGCCATCCGAGACTGGAACCTCCGGGCCGTCTTTGGTGCCTTCAATGCCATGAAGAACCGGGACGGAGCCGAGGATCATCGCAACGCCTACCTCACCTGGGTCGCCTTCATCGGTGGTCCGCGTGAGTCCCGGCGGCTGATGGGAGACGTCATCCTGACGCAGGAAGACATCGTGGCCAAGCGGGACTTCCCGGACGGCTGCGTCCCCAGTACGTGGTCGATCGACCTGCACTACCCCAAGAAGCAGTACGCCGACAAGTTCCCCGAAAACCCCTTCATCTCGGTGGCCGTCCATGACCGTCGCGTCGACCGCAGCTACGGGTACCCGGTTCCCTACCGCTGCTTCTACTCGCGGAACATCGACAACCTGTTCATGGCGGGCCGCTGCATCAGCGTCACGCACGAGGCGCTCGGCACGGTCCGGGTGATGAAAACCTGCGGGATGATGGGCGAAGTCGTCGGCAAGGCGGCCAGCATCTGCGTCTCGCGCGACTGCGAGCCACGGGACGTGTACGAGCGGTACTGGTCGGAGCTGGACGAGCTGCTCAAGCTGCCCGGCAAGGCGTACCGCGCCAGCACCAGCGAGCAGTTCACGATCCCCGACGACGCCCTCGAATCGGCCGGACCGTACGGTCCTCCGTCGGGCGTCGACCCGGCGAAGCTGGCCGGCATCGTCGTTGACGACCGTCAGGCGAACAAGACCGGCAAGTGGACCGAAGGCCAGGGCCTGAAGGGGTACATCGCCTACGGGTACCTCTACGCCGGTGGCAATTCCAACTCGACCGTGACGTTTGAGCTCGAATCGCCCGCCACCGGTTCCTACGAGCTGCGCGTGGCCTACCAGAACCACGAGAACCGCGGTTCAAAAGTACCAGTGACGGTTCAGGTCGGCTCCGAGAAGCAGACGCACCGGATCAACATGCAGCAGGAGCCTCCGGTGGAGAACGGCTGGATCTCGCTGGGGACGTACGACCTCCGCAAGAGCGACCGCGTCTCGGTAACGGTCAGCACCGAAGACGCGGGCGGCAACGCTCATGCCGACGCCGTCCAGCTGCTGCCGGTCAAGTAA
- a CDS encoding CPXCG motif-containing cysteine-rich protein, with translation MDEAEYICPSCGEPIVTPVDVSMGREQEYTEDCPVCCHPVTLKVTVTRPDDIRVDAEHE, from the coding sequence ATGGATGAAGCGGAATACATCTGTCCCAGCTGCGGCGAACCGATCGTGACTCCCGTCGACGTGTCGATGGGACGGGAGCAGGAGTACACGGAGGACTGCCCGGTCTGCTGCCACCCGGTCACGCTGAAAGTGACCGTCACCAGACCGGACGATATCCGCGTCGACGCCGAGCATGAGTAG
- the rpsU gene encoding 30S ribosomal protein S21, whose amino-acid sequence MVKLRLRDNESIQDAVRRFRKLVEHSGIKKEMRRREFYEKPSESKRRERRRARNRARVNQMHLG is encoded by the coding sequence GTGGTCAAGTTGCGTCTGCGTGACAATGAATCGATTCAGGATGCCGTGCGCCGCTTTCGGAAGCTCGTTGAGCATAGCGGCATCAAGAAGGAAATGCGTCGCCGCGAGTTCTACGAAAAGCCCAGCGAATCCAAGCGCCGTGAACGCCGCCGCGCCCGCAATCGCGCCCGCGTCAACCAGATGCACCTTGGCTAG
- the frr gene encoding ribosome recycling factor, with translation MDTDEILLDAEERMEKAVSIFHEQLQGLRTGRANPGLVDSIRVNYYGSPTPLKQLAQISVPEPQQIVIRPFDAGVVTDIVKAIQASDAGLAPNPDGRLIRLNIPPLSTERRRELATRVKKFAEESRVSIRNVRRDANKHADQAEKDKVMSEDERDAAKDQIQELTKKFEGKVNDMAAAKEKDIMDE, from the coding sequence ATGGACACCGATGAAATACTTCTCGATGCCGAAGAACGCATGGAGAAGGCCGTCAGCATCTTTCACGAACAGCTTCAGGGACTTCGAACCGGCCGGGCCAACCCGGGGCTGGTCGACTCGATCCGTGTCAATTATTACGGATCCCCCACGCCGCTGAAACAGCTGGCGCAGATCAGCGTCCCCGAGCCGCAGCAGATCGTGATCCGCCCGTTCGATGCCGGCGTTGTGACCGACATCGTCAAGGCGATCCAGGCGAGCGATGCGGGGCTGGCGCCGAATCCGGACGGTCGACTGATCCGGCTGAACATTCCGCCGCTCTCGACCGAGCGTCGCCGCGAACTGGCCACCCGCGTCAAGAAGTTCGCCGAAGAGTCCCGCGTATCGATCCGCAACGTCCGTCGTGACGCCAACAAGCACGCCGACCAGGCGGAGAAGGACAAGGTGATGTCGGAGGATGAACGGGACGCCGCCAAGGATCAGATCCAGGAGCTGACCAAGAAGTTCGAAGGGAAAGTGAACGACATGGCAGCGGCCAAGGAAAAGGACATCATGGACGAGTAA
- a CDS encoding amidase, translating into MPDFPDHPFATVPELGAALRDGRTTSRELTEYYLDRCDELGPKYNAVVTVTRDRALEEADRADRELTDGNDRGPLHGIPYGVKDLLATAGTPTSWGAAPFKDQVFEKDATAVRKLADAGAVLVAKLSMVELAGGLGYDQANASFTGPGLNPWDPSRWSGGSSSGPGSAVAAGLVPFAIGTETWGSIVTPAAYCGIAGLRPTYGRISRHGAMALSWTMDKLGPMCRTAHDCGLVLAALVGADPDDESCLDADWTYPVDDAPPRRFRLAELKGTTDRLQQEVADNYQAARDVVAGFADIEEAELPDWPYEEVAGTIISCEAATVFEELVRDGSIREMTAEEDRWRIYSDLMTPARDYINAQRLRRKIQRAMDEFFADYDAVISPTLSTVAGPIDQPFHEWSRGFASTSIGGASNASGIPAVSVPNGFGEKGLPTGLQFVGRAFNELTLLRLANAYQERTDWHTRHPEV; encoded by the coding sequence TTGCCCGACTTTCCCGACCATCCCTTTGCCACGGTTCCGGAACTGGGTGCCGCACTCCGCGACGGTCGCACCACCTCACGGGAACTGACCGAATACTACCTGGACCGGTGCGATGAACTCGGACCGAAATACAACGCCGTGGTCACCGTCACCCGGGATCGTGCGCTCGAGGAGGCGGACCGTGCCGATCGGGAACTGACAGACGGCAACGACCGCGGCCCGCTGCATGGGATTCCGTACGGAGTGAAAGATCTGCTGGCGACAGCCGGGACTCCGACGAGCTGGGGAGCGGCCCCCTTCAAGGATCAGGTCTTCGAGAAGGACGCCACGGCCGTTCGCAAACTCGCCGACGCGGGGGCCGTGCTGGTCGCCAAACTTTCGATGGTCGAGCTGGCCGGCGGACTCGGCTACGACCAGGCGAATGCCTCATTCACCGGGCCGGGGCTGAATCCCTGGGATCCCTCGCGATGGAGCGGCGGGTCTTCGAGCGGCCCCGGCTCCGCGGTGGCTGCCGGTCTCGTCCCGTTCGCGATCGGAACGGAAACCTGGGGGTCGATCGTCACCCCGGCTGCCTACTGCGGTATCGCCGGGCTCCGTCCCACGTACGGCCGCATCAGCCGCCACGGAGCGATGGCACTCAGCTGGACGATGGACAAGCTCGGCCCGATGTGCCGGACCGCGCATGACTGTGGCCTGGTCCTCGCCGCTCTGGTCGGGGCGGATCCCGACGACGAGTCCTGCCTCGACGCCGACTGGACTTACCCCGTCGACGACGCACCACCGCGGCGATTTCGTCTCGCGGAACTGAAAGGAACCACCGACCGACTGCAGCAGGAAGTCGCCGACAACTACCAGGCGGCCCGCGACGTCGTGGCCGGGTTTGCCGACATCGAAGAGGCCGAACTTCCGGACTGGCCGTACGAAGAAGTGGCTGGCACGATCATCTCGTGCGAGGCGGCAACGGTGTTCGAAGAGCTGGTCCGGGATGGATCGATTCGCGAGATGACCGCCGAGGAAGACCGCTGGCGGATCTATTCCGACCTGATGACGCCGGCCAGGGACTACATCAACGCGCAGCGGCTGCGACGGAAGATCCAGCGGGCCATGGATGAGTTCTTCGCAGACTATGACGCGGTCATTTCCCCCACGCTCAGCACGGTGGCGGGACCGATCGACCAGCCGTTCCACGAATGGTCCCGCGGGTTCGCATCGACCTCGATCGGCGGAGCGAGTAACGCCTCCGGCATCCCCGCGGTTTCGGTTCCCAACGGCTTCGGCGAGAAAGGCCTGCCGACCGGCCTGCAGTTCGTCGGCCGCGCCTTCAACGAGCTGACTCTCCTTCGACTCGCCAACGCGTACCAGGAGCGGACCGACTGGCACACGCGTCATCCAGAGGTGTGA